A portion of the Oscillospiraceae bacterium genome contains these proteins:
- the trmB gene encoding tRNA (guanosine(46)-N7)-methyltransferase TrmB has product MRARKKKHTNDRLQKHSDILLECQLLEKESIFKNNNPMHLEIGCGKGSFITAAAQQNPQINFIAMEKVSDVAVMAVEKAAEAQLENVRFIIGDAANLQELFSPQSLECVYINFCDPWPKKKQHKRRLTHPNFLKLYKELLTSGGEICFKTDNRDLFDFSVEQMGAFEGFELTYVTYDLHNSDRAKDNIITEYEYKFSSQGMPIHMLTLKKL; this is encoded by the coding sequence ATGCGAGCAAGAAAGAAAAAACATACAAACGACCGTTTACAAAAGCACAGCGACATTCTTTTAGAATGTCAGCTTTTGGAAAAGGAAAGTATATTTAAAAACAATAACCCTATGCACCTTGAAATAGGCTGCGGAAAGGGAAGCTTTATAACGGCGGCGGCACAGCAAAACCCTCAAATCAACTTTATTGCCATGGAAAAGGTGAGCGACGTTGCGGTTATGGCGGTAGAAAAAGCGGCAGAGGCACAGCTTGAAAACGTGCGCTTTATTATTGGTGATGCGGCAAATTTACAGGAGCTTTTCAGTCCTCAAAGTCTTGAATGTGTATATATAAATTTCTGCGACCCGTGGCCCAAAAAGAAGCAGCATAAAAGAAGATTGACACACCCCAACTTTTTAAAGCTGTATAAAGAGCTTCTTACCTCCGGCGGCGAAATCTGCTTTAAAACAGACAATCGGGACCTTTTTGATTTTTCGGTTGAGCAGATGGGAGCTTTTGAAGGCTTTGAACTTACTTATGTAACCTACGATTTGCATAACAGCGACAGAGCAAAGGATAATATTATCACTGAATATGAGTATAAATTCAGCTCTCAGGGTATGCCTATACATATGCTGACTTTGAAAAAATTATAA
- a CDS encoding iron-containing alcohol dehydrogenase has translation MIFNTFMPVRVISGTGCVKEFDYSSFGKKCLIMTGRTAAQKSGLLDDLIAALEKMSVEYITFSEVEQNPHVNTCHYAGELAREFEADFIIGAGGGSAMDAAKAAAVYTKNPDFEPNDIFTKKVTSALPFILIGTTAGTGSEVTKVSVLSFDFNGKPYKRSFKDDLTYATVALCDSTYTNTLNWEITSSSALDIICHAVESYFSKQADCLSKTYALKAIEIGWKAIVKAHWQNIVEKRQIEGACRQDLLTASIFGGLAINKTGTCFPHALSYALTSRQNIIHGKACAYFLPEFIRRMSKIDENGVKLIAEATGEASIDDFITGIESLSGARPTLSIDDCYEYTELSKDSASIRNALVNLEEQEVFEIYKKLFTNKFN, from the coding sequence ATGATTTTCAATACCTTTATGCCTGTGCGTGTGATTTCGGGAACAGGCTGTGTAAAAGAATTTGACTATTCCTCCTTTGGCAAAAAATGTCTTATAATGACAGGGAGAACAGCGGCGCAAAAAAGCGGACTGCTTGATGACCTTATTGCTGCTCTTGAAAAAATGTCGGTAGAATATATAACCTTTTCGGAGGTTGAGCAAAATCCTCACGTCAACACCTGTCATTATGCAGGAGAGCTGGCAAGAGAATTTGAAGCTGATTTTATAATCGGTGCAGGCGGCGGCTCTGCTATGGATGCGGCAAAGGCAGCGGCTGTCTACACTAAAAACCCCGACTTTGAGCCCAATGATATTTTTACAAAAAAAGTAACCTCTGCGCTTCCTTTTATCCTTATAGGAACTACTGCAGGAACGGGAAGCGAGGTTACTAAGGTTTCGGTACTGAGCTTTGATTTTAACGGAAAGCCCTATAAAAGAAGCTTTAAAGATGACCTTACCTATGCAACTGTTGCCCTTTGCGACAGTACATATACAAATACACTTAATTGGGAAATTACATCTTCCTCGGCTCTTGATATTATATGTCACGCCGTTGAATCCTATTTTTCAAAACAGGCGGACTGCCTTTCCAAAACCTACGCTCTAAAAGCTATTGAAATAGGCTGGAAAGCAATAGTTAAAGCTCATTGGCAGAATATAGTTGAAAAGCGTCAGATAGAGGGCGCTTGCAGACAGGATCTTTTAACTGCTTCTATTTTCGGCGGTCTTGCCATAAATAAAACAGGAACCTGTTTTCCTCACGCTTTGAGCTATGCTCTGACATCCCGTCAGAATATTATACACGGTAAAGCCTGTGCGTATTTCTTACCCGAATTTATCCGCAGAATGTCAAAGATTGATGAAAACGGGGTAAAGCTTATTGCGGAAGCTACGGGCGAAGCTTCTATTGACGATTTTATAACAGGAATCGAAAGTCTTAGCGGGGCTCGTCCCACTTTAAGTATTGACGATTGCTATGAATATACAGAGCTTAGCAAGGATTCCGCAAGCATAAGAAACGCTCTTGTTAATTTGGAAGAGCAAGAAGTTTTTGAAATTTATAAAAAGCTTTTTACAAATAAATTCAATTAA
- a CDS encoding topoisomerase IV, with amino-acid sequence MDNLHIEQQITRTLEENYMPYAMSVIISRAIPEIDGFKPSHRKLLYTMYKMGLINNARTKSANVVGQTMKLNPHGDQAIYETMVRLSRGHQALLHPFVDSKGNFGKAYSRDMAYAASRYTEVKLDPICTELFADIDKDTVEFVDNYDNSMKEPTLLPTTYPNVLVNANQGIAVGMASNICSFNLSEVCKTAIEYIKNPEHIISSTLIAPDFSTGGTIIMSHDTINEIYRTGRGSFKVRAKYTYDKKENCIEITEIPYTTTVEAIMDKISELYKAGSLKEISDIRDETDLKGLKITIDLKRGVDADKLMTRLYKQTPLQDSFPCNFNILVGGMPRVMGIAEILEEWTAFRTECIKRQVFFDLNKKKEKLHLLYGLREILLDIDKAIRIVRETEEEAEVIPNLMIGFGIDEVQAEYIAEIKLRNLNKEYILKRIDETEQLEKDIADLEETLQSKAKIRKIIIKQLEAVDKKFGTKRLTDIVYQDEIEEYSEESNIEDYPVTVFITKSGYFKKITPLSLRMGGEHKLKEGDTIAQSFETTNKAELIVFTDKFQAYKAHLYDFADSKASVLGEYLPSVMHFEEGENVVFAVVTTDYKGYLCVAFRNGKVAKVELSSYATKTNRKKLINAYSSKEEAVAFLQLENDCDLVLHSSNGKVLIVNTGAIAPKASRDTQGVAVMTQKGKNYLFKMDFLKEDTFKKPDYYRTKTLPAVGCFLKGEDQDNDQLTL; translated from the coding sequence ATGGACAATTTGCATATAGAACAGCAGATTACAAGAACCTTAGAAGAAAATTATATGCCTTATGCGATGAGTGTTATTATTTCCCGTGCTATTCCCGAAATAGACGGTTTTAAGCCATCTCACCGCAAGCTTTTATATACGATGTATAAAATGGGACTTATAAATAATGCCCGTACAAAGTCTGCTAACGTTGTGGGACAGACAATGAAGCTAAACCCTCACGGCGACCAGGCGATTTATGAAACTATGGTGCGTCTTTCAAGGGGACATCAGGCATTATTGCACCCTTTTGTAGACTCTAAGGGAAATTTCGGAAAAGCCTATTCGAGAGATATGGCATATGCGGCTTCAAGATATACAGAGGTTAAGCTTGACCCTATTTGCACAGAGCTTTTTGCAGATATAGATAAGGATACGGTTGAATTTGTAGATAACTACGATAATTCTATGAAAGAGCCTACCTTACTGCCCACTACTTATCCTAATGTGCTTGTAAATGCCAATCAGGGTATTGCTGTCGGTATGGCTTCAAATATATGCTCATTTAACTTGTCAGAGGTTTGTAAAACCGCTATTGAATATATAAAAAATCCCGAGCATATAATATCTTCAACTCTTATTGCTCCCGATTTTTCCACCGGCGGCACAATAATAATGTCCCACGATACTATAAACGAAATTTACCGTACAGGAAGAGGCTCCTTTAAGGTACGTGCGAAATATACTTATGACAAAAAGGAAAATTGTATAGAAATTACAGAAATTCCCTATACTACCACAGTAGAAGCTATAATGGATAAAATATCCGAGCTTTATAAGGCGGGAAGTCTTAAAGAAATTTCTGATATCCGTGACGAAACTGACCTTAAAGGTCTTAAAATAACTATAGATTTAAAGCGCGGTGTCGATGCTGATAAGCTTATGACACGCCTTTATAAGCAAACTCCTCTGCAGGACAGCTTCCCTTGTAATTTCAATATTTTGGTTGGCGGTATGCCCAGAGTTATGGGTATTGCCGAAATTTTAGAGGAATGGACGGCTTTCCGTACAGAATGTATTAAAAGACAGGTCTTTTTTGACCTTAATAAGAAAAAAGAAAAACTGCATCTTTTGTACGGCTTAAGAGAAATTCTTCTTGATATTGACAAGGCTATACGTATTGTCCGTGAAACAGAGGAAGAGGCAGAGGTAATTCCTAACCTTATGATAGGCTTTGGAATAGATGAGGTGCAGGCTGAATATATTGCAGAAATAAAGCTGAGAAACCTTAATAAAGAGTATATTTTAAAGAGAATAGACGAAACCGAGCAGCTTGAAAAGGATATTGCCGATTTAGAAGAAACTCTTCAGAGTAAAGCAAAAATCAGAAAAATAATTATAAAACAGCTTGAAGCTGTTGATAAAAAATTCGGCACAAAAAGACTTACCGATATTGTTTATCAGGATGAAATAGAGGAATACAGCGAAGAAAGCAATATCGAAGATTATCCTGTAACAGTATTTATAACAAAAAGCGGTTACTTTAAAAAGATAACTCCTCTCTCCTTGAGAATGGGCGGAGAACATAAGCTAAAAGAGGGCGATACAATAGCTCAAAGCTTTGAAACCACAAACAAAGCAGAGCTTATAGTATTTACCGATAAATTTCAGGCTTATAAAGCTCATCTTTACGATTTTGCAGATTCAAAGGCAAGCGTGTTAGGTGAATATTTACCCTCTGTTATGCACTTTGAAGAGGGAGAAAACGTTGTTTTTGCAGTTGTTACTACCGATTATAAGGGCTATTTATGTGTTGCTTTCAGAAACGGTAAAGTAGCTAAGGTTGAGCTTTCCTCTTACGCAACCAAAACCAACCGCAAAAAGCTTATAAATGCATATTCTTCAAAGGAGGAAGCAGTTGCGTTTTTACAGCTTGAAAACGATTGCGATTTAGTGCTTCATTCTTCAAACGGCAAGGTGCTTATAGTAAATACAGGCGCAATAGCACCTAAGGCATCAAGAGATACTCAGGGTGTTGCCGTAATGACTCAAAAGGGTAAAAACTATCTGTTTAAAATGGATTTTCTTAAAGAGGATACCTTTAAAAAGCCCGATTATTACAGAACAAAAACTCTTCCTGCCGTTGGCTGCTTCTTAAAGGGAGAGGACCAGGATAACGATCAATTAACACTTTAA
- a CDS encoding thermostable hemolysin delta-VPH: MQYFNYHAIAKKLIAQKKLIAYYYTQRHNKISPALVLLFDDYAHPVLPIRQERWKEYEKILPEDKRISKIWVAP; this comes from the coding sequence ATTCAGTATTTCAACTATCACGCTATTGCTAAAAAGCTAATTGCACAGAAAAAGCTTATTGCTTATTATTATACTCAAAGGCATAATAAAATTTCTCCTGCTCTTGTGCTTTTGTTTGACGATTATGCGCACCCTGTTTTGCCAATAAGGCAAGAACGTTGGAAAGAGTATGAGAAAATTTTACCTGAGGACAAACGAATATCAAAGATATGGGTTGCACCCTAA
- the apt gene encoding adenine phosphoribosyltransferase encodes MLDIKNYIDDFPNFPIEGVLFRDITPILKNPEAYNFTIDSFIEIIKEKFPEVTHIVAPESRGFWIGCPVAAKHNLPLIPVRKPGKLPGENIGVEYSLEYGNNGLFMRKGVIKEGDKIVIIDDILATGGTLRGMEELCEKQGAKVLGSIMLIELLDLKGKDNVKAPVYSLVQY; translated from the coding sequence ATGTTAGACATTAAAAATTATATTGATGATTTTCCCAATTTCCCCATTGAAGGCGTTTTGTTCCGTGATATTACTCCTATTTTAAAAAATCCTGAGGCTTATAACTTTACCATTGACAGCTTTATTGAAATAATTAAAGAAAAATTCCCCGAGGTAACTCATATAGTTGCTCCCGAATCCCGTGGCTTCTGGATTGGCTGTCCTGTTGCGGCAAAACACAATTTACCCCTTATCCCTGTCAGAAAGCCCGGAAAGCTTCCCGGTGAAAATATCGGTGTTGAGTATTCTCTTGAATACGGAAACAACGGCCTTTTTATGCGTAAGGGCGTTATAAAAGAAGGAGACAAAATAGTTATTATTGACGATATTTTAGCTACAGGAGGTACCCTAAGAGGAATGGAAGAGCTTTGTGAAAAGCAGGGAGCTAAGGTGCTTGGCTCTATTATGCTTATAGAGCTTTTAGACTTAAAGGGAAAAGATAATGTTAAAGCACCTGTATATTCTTTAGTACAATATTAA
- a CDS encoding aldo/keto reductase family oxidoreductase, with translation MKYVKLGKTGLTVPAVAIGCMRLTGLEPEDAEKFLKTAIENGANFFDHADIYGGGECERLFSKALNMSPSVREKVIIQSKCAIKKGMYDFSKEHILSSVDKILQRLNTEYLDVLLLHRPDALCEPEEVAEAFDVLKTSGKVRHFGVSNHNPMQIMLLEKHLNVPINVNQLQFSVTNCTMISNGINVNMENDSAVCRDGSVLDFCRLNDITIQPWSPFQYGFFEGTYIGNPKFEKLNECLEKTGKAYGVSSTCIALAWILRHPANMQPIIGTMNIQRMLDCIKACDIKLSREEWYEIYTSAGNILP, from the coding sequence ATGAAATATGTAAAGCTTGGAAAAACAGGACTTACCGTTCCTGCAGTTGCAATCGGCTGTATGCGGCTTACAGGTTTAGAGCCTGAGGATGCCGAAAAATTTTTAAAAACCGCAATAGAAAACGGCGCAAACTTTTTTGACCACGCAGACATTTACGGCGGCGGAGAGTGTGAAAGACTTTTTTCAAAGGCTCTTAATATGTCCCCGTCTGTACGCGAAAAGGTTATAATTCAGTCAAAATGCGCAATTAAAAAAGGAATGTATGACTTTTCAAAGGAGCATATATTAAGCTCTGTAGATAAAATTCTTCAAAGACTCAACACCGAATATCTTGATGTTTTATTGCTTCATCGTCCCGATGCGTTATGTGAGCCCGAAGAGGTTGCAGAAGCCTTTGATGTTCTCAAAACAAGCGGAAAGGTGCGTCATTTCGGCGTATCTAACCATAATCCTATGCAAATTATGCTTTTGGAAAAGCATTTAAACGTACCTATAAACGTTAATCAACTACAATTTTCCGTAACAAACTGTACTATGATATCAAACGGAATAAATGTAAATATGGAAAATGACAGTGCTGTCTGCCGTGACGGAAGCGTTCTTGATTTTTGCAGACTTAACGATATCACAATTCAGCCCTGGTCTCCTTTCCAATACGGCTTTTTTGAAGGTACTTATATTGGAAACCCCAAGTTTGAAAAGCTAAATGAATGTCTTGAAAAAACAGGAAAAGCTTACGGTGTTTCAAGCACTTGTATAGCTTTGGCGTGGATATTAAGACACCCTGCAAATATGCAGCCAATTATCGGCACTATGAACATTCAAAGAATGCTTGATTGTATAAAGGCTTGCGACATAAAGTTAAGCCGAGAAGAATGGTACGAAATATATACAAGCGCAGGAAATATCCTTCCGTAA